Genomic segment of Gouania willdenowi chromosome 17, fGouWil2.1, whole genome shotgun sequence:
atcgtatcgggagttgagtgaagcgttacatccctattttttattgtcattttaaagatggaaattcttgttttaatcacaaataaaatgggttcaaagtgaccaaaaatggtgggaaaaggtggtgaaatgggattttaaaaaaaacacagaaattggtttcaAATGACAGCAGTCAAAAATgggcagaaaaagtggtaaaaatgtttcaatattgaaacaattagtttaaactggtaaatattgGCCTTGACAAATGGTGaaagtggttaaattggcaaaaaataatcatgaaatatggtgaaaagaggttaaaagttaaaaacaataactttATCCCATCTCACATAAATAACTGCACCGACCTCCATCTTTCAAATCACtcctcaaaactcacctgtttcactctGTCTcacacttttaacatttaacatccattcattcatgcCTGCTTCCtgcctgttttaaaaaaaaaaaaattctgatgtttttttttccttttttctgatttatatttctttgttttcatcactgtatttgctattgttgttttaacctgtatggtgtctttgagtttcttgaaaagcacttttaaataattttttttatcattataatttttattattattatgggtcACCCTATGTGaaattaggtgtaaaagtggtgtaaaaggtttataagtgctgaaattatcttgaaagtgtaaaaaatgtgcagcaaaggcattgaaatttgatggaaaagtggcagaaatggaagtaatgtagcaaatatgcattaaaagaagcaaaaatagggcagggaaaagtgatgaaaataagatcaaatatggaaagtttggtgtcgctgcagaaaaagggtagaaTAAAGCAAACATTGGCTTAAATTGTCCATAAAATgttctgtctgtctttgtttcaGAGCGGGAAAACAGTTCTTGCTAACTTCCTATCAGACACTACAGAAAGGCTGGGAGGAGAATACAGGCCCACACAGGGAGTGAGGTAGTGACCACAGAGTGTTTACTACtgtgtgacatcatcttcatcatcatgtgtgtgtgtttgaaggatgGTGTCGTTTGAGTGTGATCTGGAGAGCAGCTCAGACCATCAGCCCTGTGAGGTCACACTGTGGGACTGTTCAGGAAACTTCAAGTAAGAACCACTTTACAGCAGCTGGACATGAACACATGATGTACACatgcacactgtgtgtgtgtgtgtgtgtgtgtgtgtgtgtgtgtgtgtgtgtgtgtgtgtgtgtgtgtgtgttacaataattaatcacactaaataataataattcagatCTGCCCTCAGTCACATGATCCACATAGTCCACAATCAGAAggtcactggttctaatcctACTCCATCACTGTGGAATGTGATTAAGGCCTTTtactcaggggttctcaaccttggggttaggTCCCCCGTTgcggtcacgagacactgggagggggtcctcagatgcctttaagaaactaagaatattttctgaacaatttgagccatttttgcttatttttaccctttttctgcatctaCGCCAAACTTGCCAttatttaacctattttcatcactttttcttgccatatttttgctgcttttaatgtgtttttgctacattactccaatttctgacacttttccatcacatttcaatgagtttttttgcacagttttttcccatttacaacacattttgagcacttataaacccctttcaccacttttccacctaatgtcacatatggtgacccattattgtcacttttatcctctacatttttaaattccattacccacaatttgcaacttttaaccaatttttgtggtttttaaaatctcatttcaccaccttttccaccatttttagtcacttttaacccattttatttcggattaaaacaaggatttccatctttaagatcaCTTTATACTATGGGCTAAATAACAGTAAACTCCCTAGATAACAGTGGACATTAttcaggtaaataaataaattaggttatcacagattcatagaacaatggaccatcattttgctgactttatggatggaccccaaaaatctctcccctttattccccctcatagatggacctgtctccacatgactgttcttcaatgttcataatGTGTTGTTAGTGAAGTGTTTCTAACTCTTTAGTGTCCACTAGGGAGAGCTGTAGCAGAGTAAACGTGGGTTCTACTTTCTCCTCCAGGTTTGAGTCGTGCTGGCCTGCTCTGACCACTGACTCCTGTGGGGTGGTCCTGGTCTATAATCCCACTGTTCCCAGTCAGCTCAGAGAGATAGAGAGCTGGTTCTCCATGTTTGTGTCCTCTCAGGGTCTACAGGACACCCAGTGTGTGCTGGTCGCTCACCGTCAGCCaggcgacacacacacacacgcagacacactcTCTGACCTAGGTACACACTCCTCTCTTTGTGTCTTCATCAGGGGGGTATTCCAGAAAAAAACTCTGAGtctgtcaccatggtaacattttCCATGAATGAAACCTGCTCAATGGCAGGTTTTGTCTCAGAAACACTGGGTTTccacctggctccgcccacctgaacacagcttctcaaggaacactttaattaatcttgacactcttctctgacacacattagtaTCAGaaaggttgatctgcattaaaacacctGCTGACGTCTGTATTAAAGTTCTCTGGATACAAACATGTGGCTCATGTAAAGGAATCCACATTTATACCTTCAATATGATACGACcatttaaaaagtcaaattaaaacCTAAATGTGGTAAGATGTTGAGCTAAATATGCCTCAATGTTCTGaatgatgtttttatatttcatttttagctGCTGCTAAGTGGTCTTTTCTCATGTCGTATTGACCCtaattgaacatttttaagtGCTTTAGGCTGTGACGGTGTTTCCTTTTCCTCTGAGGGTGCTTCACACCCAACATCACTTCAGACACTCTGGAGACTAGATTATATTcagaatcaatgtaaatgacacagCGTCAAGTGGTCGTCATTGTCTGTAGAGCTGAGGCTGCACTGAatgggctgtacacttcctctacTTATGGGGCCAAATGAAAGTGGATTACTCCTTGAATAAGCCTTGTAAATTCTATGTATATTTAGAGTAACTCATCCTTTAGTCACTCTGTAAAGTGAGCATTTAAACTGTAAGTACaagtggagctgtctatgataagtgttCTAAATGTACAACTGTAGAAGAAGTGGTCAGCCTTCTCAGTGCTGCACACACATACCAATCATACTATTTCCACTATTCATCACAATATTCAAATTATTCCCCActaagcgaccaaaaagtgcgAGAATGTTCAGGCGACTCATCACAAGCAATTTAAGCGACTATAGTTACTGAAGTGGTGTTCTGTGTGAACCCaactttagaacaggctcatattcctttAGCACAGACACATTCTTCTATAAACACCAGGAGAACTTCTAACTCCATCAGGGTGAAATAAATTACTCTCATCCGGCTGGTTGCCATGATAGCTCGTGTTATCTTTGCTCCATTTATGATGGCTTTCTATGGTGCGCGTGCACGTGAGTAactcaaggtttacatactcagagttaATTCATCCACTTGATACCAGCTGTAATAGAACCAGATATTCAGAGTTTATTAactcagagtttatggatagacttagagttgaacctcctttctggaataccctCTGGTTGTTTTTCTTAAGTTGTtagttttactgttattttgtgtcctTCTGGTGTTGtggaatatttttgttgtagtttgtttgtgtgtttttattcctgcagtcgttttgtgtatttctagtgtTTCTACAATTGTCTTTGTATCTTTGTCGTCTTATTTaagtagtttttgtgtgttattgctgTCTCATAGTGCACGTTTTTTGTGGTCGTTATGCGTTTTTTCTCAGTATGTGTACTGGCTGTTTCTCCATACCATGtttgtagtgttgtagtagtcaagactggtcttggtcttgagaccaaattttaaaggtctcagactcggaagcattttgactcggtcttgtctcagaCTTGGGCTGCCCGGACTTTCCCtcaagaccagcactaattcctgctatttttaaacttttttataatgtgataataacaaggagaagaacgggataaaacaatcctttattcattctttaatccaccctgtataatgacctcaatcttccttaatgtgactgagtgacatgtgtgacacaatcacacacacaagcaggagagagaggcggagctaaacatgtccgctaacttgttggttgtgaaatttggtttcacgaaccacaaagaaaacatttgtaaaagcacagcaaagaggaaacactctgtggtgtgtaggtgaccagccatgttatttcttggcagaaatacttttaaacacttactgtacattcagctgacataaaagtcttgttttcaaatatgtagaataattatgaatttatcagtagcagtagtagttttaatattttagatattaccatttttgtctgtcaaatgtatttaaaagaaactaaaactaaagagagaatgttatttaactgtcgaaccttgtcataatttaatttatatatgttttttaaattaaaaaaaaaatgtttatggtcttggtctcggctcccAGAAGTCTTGgttttgtcttggtctcgggcaagtcttggtctcggatagtgtggtcttgaacataacactacatgtttggttagcttagcatatagcaaCACTGGCTGAGCAGAGTCAAAggggaaggggcggggctacgttaaaattaaaaatttctTTCATGTTAGTTTGGTAATGGTGGTGTTTCTGTAGGTGAACTCATACtgactttgtgtttgtgtgtgtagcgTCTCCTCTGAGCAGTCTGATGGTGATCCAGTCTAACCTGGAGGAGAACCCTGAGGCCGTGAGGCAGCATTTCTACACATATTTACAGAAGGTTGTGAAAGTAGTGACagagagcagagagagagacgAGATGTCCATCATCACATAACATCCCATAATactctctctttgtgtgtgtgctgatatCTCTGATAATACATTTACATATtaactgtttttctgtttccaaTTGATTAATAGTGAATAATTATTGATGAATATGAATTCTTACATTTTCTAAGAtggattatttacattttaaattgtaatacAACCCAGGTGAGTCATTTCATCCTTTTCTAAATCTTGTCATTACAGGATTTAACCACAAGGTGGAGCTGTTCACTCTgtcattacatttcaaaataagagcccctAAAGTAGCATCAGTAGAAAAGTGGCTACTATATGACTAGTATAGGACTACTATATAGATCCTATAGAGCTACTACAGGGCTGCTATAGAACTGCTATAAAGCTACTATTGGATCCTATAACAGGGTTACTACGAGGGCTGAAGAAGGGCTACTATAGGACTGTACGAAAAAGGTTTGGAATGACCTTTATCCCAACAGCTGTCTCAGCACTTTGAGGATTCATTTGCATGTATCAGACATATTTACATGGATTTATTTGCAGATATTTTGTGGTTCTTGtgatatattttatttctcatcCTCTGTGTGTTGCGTGTTCGGCTACCAAGTTTTAGGCTCATGAAATTGTGACTTTAGGACAAAtcaaatttagattttgtcaaCTAAATGTGACTAAAAATATTGAGGaggaaaatgactaaaatatgaTGGTAattaatatgtaatttataatAAAGATTAAAGCAAAACGTAGTAGAACATTATCATTATAAAGTGAAGTCAATGACCAACCAAATGATGCTTTAATCAAGCTTCACTAACAGTGACTCTGAAACATTAATGATgcacataaacataaataaacaaccaAATACGTCAGACTTACTTTGTTTTAATGAACTTcattagaaataaataacaagcagcaaacaatttaaataagatCAAATCTTCTCCTACAAATTCATGAAGTGATTAAAATGATCAGATATAAATAATCAATTACATACTGAGTGACTTGTTAAAACACTACTTAGTCTCACAGGCTCCAAGATTTAGAAATCACTAGTTTCACTATTCTACTCATCACATATGCAGATCTTAGATAAACATGGATCAGACCAGGTTAGGAAACACCCCATTAATAACTTATTCAACTTAAACTGACTGAACAAAATTCTCCTGAATTCATCCTGTTGATGTTGATCTGGTTAAAGTTAACCTGGTTGAAGTTAACAGATCCTGGGGTTTTAAAACTCTTCCTCGCTGCGTTTGAAAGTGTATATCTCAATGAACATCTGCAGTTTGGCCACAGTTTCGTCCCAATGCTCGGAGTCAAACTTCACATTGGTGATGGCCATGTCCTTCAGCGTGTAAACCACAAAGTCCACCTCATGAATACCTGTGAGAGCCATCTGGGCCTGCACCTGCGTGAAGTACTCATGAGATTTTTTCAGCTGATACTTCGGAGGCTGAGGAGAGAGCAACACACACGTCAACTACAGACACGTCAACTACAGACATGTCAATGACAGACATGTCAACTACAGACACGTCAACGACAGACACGTCAACGACAGACACGTCAATGACAGACATGTCAATGACAAACATGTCAATGACAGACACGTCAACTACGGACACGTCAACTACGGACACGTCAACTACAGACACATCAAGGAAGCCTCTTCCTTGCTTGGATGAGCAATGCCATGTCATCTTTGATTAATGAGAACACCGCAGCAGAGAGGGCAGACTTAAAGAGTGCATACTTTGCATGGTGATCCGTCCGTATTGCAGCATCAAACCTTTTGATCCAGTGGAAGATGTCCAGCCGGACCATCATTCCACACTCGGCCCACTCTCTGAAGAGCTGCTCCAGGGACGATACACCATGCACACGACAACAGCCGCGGTCCACATACATCAACTCAGGAGGTGCCTCCCCTGCTCGCTTGTACCTGGCCATGAGACCGTCAGCCATCGGCCTGATTTTGTCCAGAGACCCTTCGCAAGTGAGGACCGACATGAGGATCTGACCGAGTTCATTGGCCACGTTGGTGCACCAGTCCGCAGTGCCCTTTCCCTCGCCAGCGAGTTTCTTGCAGatctgttgataaaaaaaaagggagtcAACAAGTTAGTGTAGAATATAgcatgataaaaataaaattatcagatgtatgttttaaagcttcctttattacaattaaacaaaatCTTTCTGTAATCTTTTTTCtacaattattttcataatgacaatattgttttatttatttttatttatttattcagtttatttccgacatggttacattcacttttttttttacattttttttttttttttgtacatgccgaaaaaggagacgagagaagcagtttgcttatctgggtcccgtcccgttttaccatcgcaaatttacatgggtttacatgtctctctggtcaaacattcttgagttgttctgaacagtccttttttgtgtattctcatctgtagtcagtgttgtcttgtttttattcctcctcctatATTATATGAAGTACTGTTGTGGCATATGGACCAAAAGCCAGTTTTTCCACGCCACGGTAGGCTAAGCAAGGAGGGATATAACAGTGATGACACGCACGCCAAACAATTGCACAGAGTTGAGAGGTTTATTGTTCCAGATCGCGTTGGAGACAGGCACTTACTGTAGTAGCATGCATTGGTTGCCTTACAGATATCTCATGACAGTGCAGATTTTTGATGGATCACAGGATGATGCAGTCAACAGAAAGTAGCTCTCCCAAGCTCACTCACCCGTCAAGCCATACAAAAAACACCCCCAGGTGAGCGCACGTACTAATAGAAACTACTCCCACAGTGCCACACCCAATCAATTATTgaccaagttttctattttaaaacatttttctttcaacacATAGACAGATTCTAGGATTCCTTTACAATGATATGTACCCAAACATAGCTATGGAAATGGCAAAACATATAAATCtacaacaggggtgtcaaactcattttagttcaggggccaaaaggggaccagttcaatcacaagtgggccgcagctttaattccaacattaatgtgcccaagtttgcacttccagttataaattagacaaagtgacagatacttaaatggccagtgatttatttattttttgacgaatttttattttatttttttatttaatttggtgaGATTTTGTGGAAGAATTTGAGaagaatttagagttctttcaacaacaaatttacaattgaattatttggtcatttacacaatgatacatgttttctctttcccATGTGAGCCAAATCAGTTGCTCTGAAGAGCCAGATTTGgctcctgggccttgagtttgacatgggaGCGAAAATGttctggtccagtttggtgcgcgcggggttcagtttggtgcgcgcgcggtccagtttggtgcgcgcgcgcggggttcagtttggtgcgcgcacgtggggtccagtttggtgcgctcgcgtggggtccagtttggtgcgctcgcgtggtccagtttggtgcgcgcacgtggggtccagtttggtgcgcgcacgtggggtccagtttggtgcgcgcacgtggggtccagtttggtgcgctcgcgtggttcagtttggtgcgcgcacgtggggtccagtttggtgcgctcgcgtggtccagtttggtgcgtgcgcggtccagtttggtgcgcgcgggtttcagtttggtgcgcgcgggtttcagtttggtgcgcgcgtgcggtccagtttggtgcgcgcacgtggggtccagtttggtgcgcgcacgtggggtccagtttggtgcgcgcacgtggggtccagtttggtgcgcgcgcgggttTCAGTTTGGCGCGCGCGggtttcagtttggtgcgcgcgggtttcagtttggtgcgcgcgtgcggtccagtttggtgcgcgcacgtgtggtccagtttggtgcgcttgcgtggtccagtttggtaaataaataccaaataaataaatatttgtgctaaaatgaccaacaactaaaaaaaaaaatcgtgattattcattaaataaaaccttgttttatctttagttctttatttattttattgtttatttttcaatatgccACTTATTCTGCCTATATGAGTTAAAATACAAGTTTTCTCTAAACAAAGGTGGTTTTTGTGCTACATAATGATTCCTGGGATTGCTAGTGTTTCTCAGTAAATGCCTGCATTTGCAAAATACACTGTGTACTATTCAGACATAACAATTATCCCAGCCTATTGTTTTGTACtagattacatttcaattagcaTAAGATGGCAAAATGATTGGTGATTCAGATAAGAGTTGATATTAtacaaaatattcataaatattaaCAGAAAAGGAACCAACAATACAATCACAACATATTGTGAAAGggacttgataataataaatactataacTGTTTTATCCCTAATGCTCATCGATATGtataaacaatttttaaaaaatataaaaaaaaaacatgtaacaacaTTAACTGATAACTGACATTTATGAAGCAGACATATTGTTTCAAGTATTACtattatatgattatttttttcacattagataCATGTAACTggacatttatattcaacactTTTCAGCTAATTTTAGGGCCATCTGCTAACCTTGATTTTAATATAATCATTACAGATCATGACCACACCCTTAGATATTTTGTATACTTCTTCACGTGATTGCAGTGACTTTTACAGTCGGCCTATTGAAAATGGAGTATGTAAATACTCATCAAGAGCTAAAGTAACAATCATCTTCTTGTTGTGTGCCTGACTTTTCAATGAAGTCATAATTGTATTGACTCGTCAACAGCTCCTCTATTCTGTCAACTACAGTTCTGTTGGCATATACTGGAGGATACACAGGTTCCTTATTTTGATCAACCTCTGCTTGTCTTATGTGCAAAATAGTGGGATGCAATTTCTTACAGTGCATGCAAATGCTTCGCCTGTCGCAGCTTTTACTTAAATGCCCTGTGTTTAGACAGCCAAAACATAGACCCTTCTCCTTCAAAAACTCTAACCTTTCTCGATGTGAAATTTTACACAGTTCGTGACATTGCTCCAATGAATGTCCATCATGTGCACAATACAAACAAGAAAAGCTCGTCTCAGCAGCGGAAACATCATTTTTCCAAGTGTCCTGCTGTTTATTATCAATCACCTTGTAATTATCTTTAACTAAAACATGAGTTGCAAAGCTATTtctttgta
This window contains:
- the LOC114479566 gene encoding intraflagellar transport protein 22 homolog, yielding MGPKKAAEAKMENDMEEIRESLNRMSGELTKVTQQLIKLAELFEEVKQLKNIVRERDKTIEELEIRIDNLEQYPRMEDVIITGLTIKPRSYARATMDGRNISEDAHAEDLQTLEEQVVNFLAEKDVYLDPTAISSGKTVLANFLSDTTERLGGEYRPTQGVRMVSFECDLESSSDHQPCEVTLWDCSGNFKFESCWPALTTDSCGVVLVYNPTVPSQLREIESWFSMFVSSQGLQDTQCVLVAHRQPGDTHTHADTLSDLASPLSSLMVIQSNLEENPEAVRQHFYTYLQKVVKVVTESRERDEMSIIT